A window of Mangifera indica cultivar Alphonso chromosome 11, CATAS_Mindica_2.1, whole genome shotgun sequence contains these coding sequences:
- the LOC123229553 gene encoding catalase isozyme 1 isoform X2, which translates to MDPYRHVPSSAHNSTYFTTNYGAPVWNNNSSLTVGPRGPILLEDYHLVEKLANFDRERIPERVVHARGASAKGFFEVTHDLSHLTCADFLRSPGVQTPVIVRFSTVIHERGSPETLRDPRGFAVKFYTREGNFDLVGNNFPVFFIRDGIKFPDMVHSLKPNPKSHIQENWRILDFFSHHPESLHMFTFLFDDVGVPQDYRHMEGAGVNTYTLINKAGKAHLVKFHWKPTCGVKCLLEDEAIKVGGANHSHATQDLYDSIAAGNYPEWKLFIQIIDPDHEDKFDFDPLDVTKTWPEDIIPLQPVGRLVLNKNIDNFFAENEQLAFCPGIVVPGVYYSNDKLLQTRIFSYSDTQRHRLGPNYLQLPVNSPKCAHHNNHYDGFMNFMHRDEEVDYFPSRYDPVRHAERYPIPSNICTGSREKCIIPKENNFKQPGERYRSWDPDRQERFICRWVDALSDKRVTHEIRSIWISYWSQADKSLGQKIASRLNVRPSF; encoded by the exons ATGGATCCCTACAGG CACGTGCCTTCAAGCGCTCACAATTCCACCTACTTTACTACTAATTATGGTGCTCCTGTCTGGAACAACAACTCTTCATTGACCGTTGGACCTAGAG GCCCAATCCTCCTTGAGGATTACCATCTGGTGGAGAAACTTGCCAACTTTGACAGGGAAAGGATTCCAGAACGTGTTGTCCATGCCAGGGGAGCCAGTGCTAAGGGTTTCTTTGAGGTTACCCATGATCTTTCTCACCTCACTTGTGCTGATTTTCTTCGAAGTCCTGGGGTTCAGACACCTGTCATTGTTCGGTTCTCCACTGTTATCCATGAGCGTGGCAGCCCTGAAACCCTGAGGGATCCAAGAGGATTTGCAGTGAAGTTTTACACCAGAGAG GGTAATTTTGATCTTGTGGGAAACAACTTCCCTGTGTTTTTCATTCGTGATGGAATAAAATTCCCAGACATGGTCCATTCTCTTAAACCAAACCCAAAGTCACACATCCAAGAAAATTGGAGGATACTTGACTTCTTCTCCCACCACCCAGAAAGCTTGCACATGTTCACATTCCTTTTTGATGATGTGGGTGTACCTCAAGATTATAGGCACATGGAAGGTGCAGGTGTTAACACTTACACTTTGATCAATAAGGCTGGAAAAGCACACTTGGTGAAGTTTCATTGGAAGCCCACTTGTGGAGTCAAGTGTCTATTGGAGGATGAAGCAATCAAGGTTGGAGGAGCTAATCACAGCCATGCTACTCAAGATCTTTATGACTCTATTGCTGCTGGAAACTATCCTGAGTGGAAGCTCTTCATTCAGATTATTGATCCCGATCATGAGGACAAATTTGACTTTGATCCACTTGATGTAACCAAGACATGGCCTGAGGATATCATTCCCCTGCAGCCCGTTGGCCGTTTGGTCTTGAATAAGAACATTGATAACTTCTTTGCTGAAAATGAACAGCTTGCATTTTGCCCTGGTATTGTGGTTCCTGGTGTCTACTATTCAAATGATAAGTTGCTCCAAACTAGGATCTTCTCATATTCTGATACTCAAAGGCACCGTCTGGGACCAAATTATCTCCAGCTTCCAGTTAATTCACCTAAGTGTGCTCATCACAACAATCACTATGACGGTTTCATGAATTTCATGCACAGGGATGAAGAG GTTGATTATTTCCCTTCAAGGTATGATCCTGTTCGTCATGCTGAGAGATATCCCATTCCTTCTAATATCTGCACTGGAAGTCGTGAGAAG TGCATAATCCCCAAGGAAAACAACTTCAAACAACCTGGAGAGAGATACCGTTCCTGGGATCCAGACAG GCAAGAACGATTCATCTGCCGATGGGTTGATGCTTTATCTGATAAACGTGTCACTCATGAGATCCGCAGCATATGGATTTCATACTGGAGTCAG GCGGACAAGTCACTGGGTCAGAAGATAGCATCTCGTCTCAATGTGAGGCCAAGCTTTTAA
- the LOC123229553 gene encoding catalase isozyme 1 isoform X1: MKFRRKILTVQKVEIVVVLIARFGCILIVPLASFQLIHVPSSAHNSTYFTTNYGAPVWNNNSSLTVGPRGPILLEDYHLVEKLANFDRERIPERVVHARGASAKGFFEVTHDLSHLTCADFLRSPGVQTPVIVRFSTVIHERGSPETLRDPRGFAVKFYTREGNFDLVGNNFPVFFIRDGIKFPDMVHSLKPNPKSHIQENWRILDFFSHHPESLHMFTFLFDDVGVPQDYRHMEGAGVNTYTLINKAGKAHLVKFHWKPTCGVKCLLEDEAIKVGGANHSHATQDLYDSIAAGNYPEWKLFIQIIDPDHEDKFDFDPLDVTKTWPEDIIPLQPVGRLVLNKNIDNFFAENEQLAFCPGIVVPGVYYSNDKLLQTRIFSYSDTQRHRLGPNYLQLPVNSPKCAHHNNHYDGFMNFMHRDEEVDYFPSRYDPVRHAERYPIPSNICTGSREKCIIPKENNFKQPGERYRSWDPDRQERFICRWVDALSDKRVTHEIRSIWISYWSQADKSLGQKIASRLNVRPSF; this comes from the exons ATGAAATTTAGGAGGAAGATATTAACAGTTCAAAAAGTCGAAATCGTTGTCGTTTTGATTGCTCGTTTCGGTTGCATACTGATCGTTCCACTGGCTTCCTTCcaattaatt CACGTGCCTTCAAGCGCTCACAATTCCACCTACTTTACTACTAATTATGGTGCTCCTGTCTGGAACAACAACTCTTCATTGACCGTTGGACCTAGAG GCCCAATCCTCCTTGAGGATTACCATCTGGTGGAGAAACTTGCCAACTTTGACAGGGAAAGGATTCCAGAACGTGTTGTCCATGCCAGGGGAGCCAGTGCTAAGGGTTTCTTTGAGGTTACCCATGATCTTTCTCACCTCACTTGTGCTGATTTTCTTCGAAGTCCTGGGGTTCAGACACCTGTCATTGTTCGGTTCTCCACTGTTATCCATGAGCGTGGCAGCCCTGAAACCCTGAGGGATCCAAGAGGATTTGCAGTGAAGTTTTACACCAGAGAG GGTAATTTTGATCTTGTGGGAAACAACTTCCCTGTGTTTTTCATTCGTGATGGAATAAAATTCCCAGACATGGTCCATTCTCTTAAACCAAACCCAAAGTCACACATCCAAGAAAATTGGAGGATACTTGACTTCTTCTCCCACCACCCAGAAAGCTTGCACATGTTCACATTCCTTTTTGATGATGTGGGTGTACCTCAAGATTATAGGCACATGGAAGGTGCAGGTGTTAACACTTACACTTTGATCAATAAGGCTGGAAAAGCACACTTGGTGAAGTTTCATTGGAAGCCCACTTGTGGAGTCAAGTGTCTATTGGAGGATGAAGCAATCAAGGTTGGAGGAGCTAATCACAGCCATGCTACTCAAGATCTTTATGACTCTATTGCTGCTGGAAACTATCCTGAGTGGAAGCTCTTCATTCAGATTATTGATCCCGATCATGAGGACAAATTTGACTTTGATCCACTTGATGTAACCAAGACATGGCCTGAGGATATCATTCCCCTGCAGCCCGTTGGCCGTTTGGTCTTGAATAAGAACATTGATAACTTCTTTGCTGAAAATGAACAGCTTGCATTTTGCCCTGGTATTGTGGTTCCTGGTGTCTACTATTCAAATGATAAGTTGCTCCAAACTAGGATCTTCTCATATTCTGATACTCAAAGGCACCGTCTGGGACCAAATTATCTCCAGCTTCCAGTTAATTCACCTAAGTGTGCTCATCACAACAATCACTATGACGGTTTCATGAATTTCATGCACAGGGATGAAGAG GTTGATTATTTCCCTTCAAGGTATGATCCTGTTCGTCATGCTGAGAGATATCCCATTCCTTCTAATATCTGCACTGGAAGTCGTGAGAAG TGCATAATCCCCAAGGAAAACAACTTCAAACAACCTGGAGAGAGATACCGTTCCTGGGATCCAGACAG GCAAGAACGATTCATCTGCCGATGGGTTGATGCTTTATCTGATAAACGTGTCACTCATGAGATCCGCAGCATATGGATTTCATACTGGAGTCAG GCGGACAAGTCACTGGGTCAGAAGATAGCATCTCGTCTCAATGTGAGGCCAAGCTTTTAA
- the LOC123229833 gene encoding protein NLP4-like, translating into MEDSPFSPGTMLGGPLDSAMDLDYMDELFSKGCWLETIDGSEFPHPSPSLSTSFFDSSFPFPALETINGNTISSTSESQRGNQEEKQKLFLLGNSPLIDPQGRTPLNTQSLSQSMVPVDGSLRELENNITERSEISRRWWIGPMANPGPAATVMERLIWTLGRIKDFASHNDVLIQLWVPVNRANRRVLTTYEQPFQLDPNCQRLAKYRDISVDYIFSAEEDTNDVVGLPGRVFLGKVPEWTPDVQFFLGDEYLRVCHAQQCDVHGTLAVPVFEQGSRTCLGVIEVVMTTRKIKYRSELENVCKALEAVGLRSSEALNVQSIKACGISYQAALPEIQEVLRCAGETYRLPLAQTWVPCVQQGKGGCWHSNGNIHCVSTVDHVYHVADPDMKGFHEACSEHHLLKGQGVAGGAFMTNQPCFSTNITSFKKTEYPLSHLAKIFGLCGAVAIRLRSIHTGTADFVLEFFLPKGCTDLEEQTKMLNSLSVIIEQVCQSLRVITNKELEEETGLPISEVIVSSDRGKMLNVDTHLEKYSQENSSSAACVMGVQKNCDNSLNQTAKPRAVSNEKLLEVREQEEDVNQKGSVEHCGDSNSGEGSFSSVAMGKTGEKRRTKAEKLINSQVLRQYFSGSLKDAAKSIGVCPTTLKRICRQHGIKRWPSRKIKKVGRSLQKLQHVIDSVQKGTGAYQIGSFYSNFPELSSSYVSRTSRFTTSVPTDCLKPTSLQPKGGICSHKAAKSLSYSQSSGSSHSCSSGIQKHLSANSVTGFEDPVVGESSDNVVLKRVRSEARLHASNQGLKLLPRSKSHKSLTERPILKTLPSLPENCGQISQEVDMLRVKVTFKDEKIRLRMQDNWKFKDLVQEIARRFGIDNMSIYDLKYLDDDGEWVLLTCDADLEECIDIYRLLQSHTIKLSLQPSHHLSEKVIG; encoded by the exons ATGGAAGATAGTCCTTTTTCGCCTGGTACAATGCTCGGTGGTCCACTGGATTCTGCTATGGACTTGGACTACATGGATGAATTGTTCTCAAAAGGATGCTGGCTTGAAACTATTGATGGATCTGAGTTCCCTCATCCTAGTCCCTCTTTGTCTACTTCCTTCTTTGACtcatcttttccttttcctgcTTTAGAGACTATCAATGGCAATACAATCTCAAGCACCAGCGAATCTCAACGGGGAAACCAAGAAGAAAAACAGAAACTGTTTTTGCTGGGAAATTCACCTTTGATTGATCCCCAAGGAAGAACTCCTCTTAATACTCAATCTCTGAGCCAGAGCATGGTTCCTGTTGATGGAAGCCTTAGAGAATTAGAAAATAACATTACTGAACGTTCTGAAATAAGCAGAAGGTGGTGGATTGGGCCCATGGCAAATCCAGGACCTGCTGCTACTGTAATGGAGAGATTAATATGGACACTTGGGCGCATTAAAGATTTTGCAAGTCACAATGATGTCCTAATTCAATTATGGGTGCCTGTAAATAGAGCTAATAGACGTGTCTTGACTACATATGAACAACCTTTCCAACTTGACCCCAACTGTCAGAGGCTTGCAAAGTACAGGGACATCTCTGTTGACTATATTTTTTCTGCGGAGGAGGACACCAATGATGTGGTGGGATTGCCTGGTCGGGTTTTCTTGGGTAAGGTTCCTGAGTGGACTCCTGATGTCCAATTCTTTCTAGGTGATGAGTATCTACGAGTTTGTCATGCTCAACAGTGTGATGTTCACGGAACCCTTGCCGTTCCTGTTTTTGAACAAGGCAGTAGGACTTGCTTGGGTGTTATTGAGGTTGTGATGACGACCAGGAAGATTAAGTATCGATCTGAACTTGAAAATGTTTGCAAAGCACTTGAG GCTGTTGGTCTTAGGAGCTCTGAGGCCCTTAATGTTCAAAGCATAAAG GCATGTGGGATATCATACCAAGCTGCCTTACCTGAGATCCAAGAGGTCTTGAGATGTGCTGGTGAGACTTACCGATTGCCTTTAGCTCAGACTTGGGTCCCGTGTGTCCAACAGGGTAAAGGGGGTTGCTGGCACTCAAATGGAAACATTCATTGTGTTTCCACTGTAGATCATGTTTACCATGTTGCAGATCCTGATATGAAGGGTTTTCATGAGGCTTGCTCTGAGCATCACTTGTTAAAAGGTCAAGGTGTGGCTGGGGGAGCATTTATGACAAACCAACCTTGCTTCTCAACTAACATAACTTCCTTTAAAAAGACCGAGTATCCTCTCTCTCACCTTGCAAAGATATTTGGGTTGTGTGGCGCTGTTGCAATACGACTGCGGAGCATCCATACTGGTACAGCTGACTTTGTCTTGGAGTTCTTCTTGCCCAAGGGTTGCACGGATCTTGAAGAGCAGACGAAGATGCTTAATTCTTTGTCTGTCATCATTGAGCAGGTTTGTCAAAGCTTACGGGTTATAACAAACAAGGAGCTGGAGGAAGAAACTGGTTTGCCTATTAGTGAAGTGATTGTCTCTTCAGATAGAGGAAAGATGTTAAATGTAGATACCCATTTAGAAAAGTATTCTCAGGAAAATTCATCCTCAGCAGCCTGTGTCATGGGGGTCCAAAAAAATTGTGACAACTCATTAAACCAAACAGCAAAACCAAGAGCAGTatctaatgaaaaattgttggAAGTTAGGGAACAAGAAGAAGACGTTAACCAAAAAGGGAGTGTTGAACATTGTGGAGATTCTAATTCTGGTGAAGGTAGCTTCTCAAGTGTGGCTATGGGTAAAACTGGAGAGAAGAGGCGTACCAAGGCAGAGAAACTTATCAACTCACAAGTTCTTCGGCAATACTTTTCTGGGAGCCTGAAAGATGCTGCTAAGAGTATTGGTG TTTGCCCAACGACCTTGAAAAGAATATGTAGGCAACATGGGATAAAACGTTGGCCTTCCCGAAAAATCAAGAAGGTTGGGCGTTCTTTGCAGAAACTCCAACATGTGATTGACTCTGTTCAAAAAGGAACTGGTGCTTACCAAATTGGTTCTTTCTATTCAAACTTCCCAGAATTGTCTTCGTCATATGTATCAAGAACTAGTCGTTTTACAACTTCTGTGCCAACCGATTGTCTCAAGCCAACAAGTCTGCAGCCGAAAGGTGGCATTTGTAGCCACAAAGCAGCAAAATCACTCTCTTATAGTCAGAGTTCCGGTTCCAGCCATTCCTGTTCCAGTGGGATTCAGAAGCACCTTTCTGCAAACAGTGTTACTGGTTTTGAAGATCCTGTAGTTGGAGAGAGCTCTGACAATGTTGTGTTGAAGAGGGTCAGAAGTGAAGCAAGGCTGCATGCTTCGAATCAAGGACTGAAGTTGTTGCCGAGGTCAAAAAGCCACAAATCTCTTACTGAACGGCCAATTTTGAAGACTCTTCCTTCCTTGCCGGAAAATTGTGGCCAGATATCCCAAGAGGTTGACATGCTGAGAGTAAAAGTCACCTTCAAAGACGAGAAGATAAGACTCCGCATGCAAGATAATTGGAAATTCAAAGATTTAGTACAAGAAATTGCAAGGCGGTTTGGCATCGATAACATGAGCATATATGATCTTAAGTACTTAGATGATGACGGTGAATGGGTCTTATTAACATGTGATGCTGATTTAGAGGAGTGTATTGATATATATCGATTGTTGCAGAGCCACACAATTAAACTCTCTCTGCAACCTTCTCATCATCTTTCGGAAAAGGTTATTGGGTAG